In Citrus sinensis cultivar Valencia sweet orange chromosome 2, DVS_A1.0, whole genome shotgun sequence, a single genomic region encodes these proteins:
- the LOC102608181 gene encoding serine/threonine/tyrosine-protein kinase HT1 — MATSCFNAFRLRKSKSKRVSVPSSSKSQLNSDMENLEKKRFDSLESWSMILDSENVETWEVSKEDQEEWTADLSQLFIGNKFASGAHSRIYRGIYKQRAVAVKMVRIPNQIEETRAKLEQQFKSEVALLSRLFHPNIVQFIAACKKPPVYCIITEYMSQGTLRMYLNKKEPYSLSTETVLRLALDISRGMEYLHSQGVIHRDLKSNNLLLNDDMRVKVADFGTSCLETQCRETKGNMGTYRWMAPEMIKEKPYTRKVDVYSFGIVLWELTTALLPFQGMTPVQAAFAVAEKNERPPLPASCQPALAHLIRRCWAANPSKRPDFSDIVSALEKYDECAKEGLPLTSHSGLVSRNLILERLKGCVSMGSSVPVHA; from the exons ATGGCTACCTCATGTTTCAATGCATTTCGGCTTCGAAAATCGAAGAGCAAAAGGGTATCAGTGCCTTCGTCATCAAAATCCCAGTTAAATTCTGATATGGAGAACTTGGAGAAGAAAAGATTTGATAGCCTGGAGTCTTGGTCAATGATTTTGGACTCAGAAAATGTGGAGACTTGGGAAGTATCAAAGGAAGATCAAGAGGAATGGACGGCTGATCTTTCTCAGTTGTTTATCGGTAACAAGTTTGCTTCTGGGGCTCATAGTAGAATTTATCGAGGGATTTATAAGCAAAGAGCTGTTGCTGTGAAAATGGTGAGGATCCCAAATCAAATAGAGGAGACTAGAGCCAAGCTAGAGCAGCAGTTTAAGTCTGAAGTTGCCTTGCTTTCACGACTTTTTCATCCCAATATAGTTCAG TTTATTGCAGCTTGTAAAAAGCCCCCAGTGTATTGTATCATCACTGAATACATGTCGCAAGGGACTCTGAGGATGTATCTCAACAAAAAAGAGCCATACTCGCTTTCGACGGAAACGGTTTTGAGGTTAGCTCTAGACATTTCCCGAGGAATGGAGTATCTTCATTCACAAGGAGTGATCCACAGAGACctcaagtcaaataatttGCTTCTAAACGATGATATGCGAGTTAAGGTGGCAGATTTTGGCACATCTTGCCTTGAAACACAGTGCCGCGAGACCAAAGGCAACATGGGAACTTATCGCTGGATGGCACCCGAAATGATTAAAGAGAAACCCTACACCCGAAAAGTTGATGTTTATAGCTTCGGAATTGTCCTGTGGGAGCTCACTACAGCTTTGCTTCCTTTCCAAGGCATGACCCCAGTGCAGGCTGCATTTGCCGTAGCTGAGAAG AATGAGCGGCCTCCGCTGCCGGCTAGCTGTCAGCCAGCTCTAGCACATCTAATAAGGCGTTGCTGGGCGGCAAATCCATCAAAGCGTCCAGATTTCAGTGACATTGTTTCAGCACTAGAGAAATACGACGAGTGTGCGAAAGAAGGGCTTCCTCTTACTTCACATTCAGGACTTGTGAGCCGCAATCTGATTCTTGAACGCTTGAAAGGCTGTGTCTCTATGGGCTCCTCTGTACCTGTACATGCCTGA